atttttcaTTTATATTTTGTCCTTTTTGTTTCCTTTTGTTGATTCTCCTTTTTCATCTTCCACTTTTCGAACTTTgccttcttttctttttctccttttcttttttctaCTTTAAAACAAGCTAGAACTTTTTCAAATCCAAGTTGAATATTTTTTAATGCATGAAACATATTCTTAAAGACACGATGAGCATTTTAATATAAgttgaacactttttaaaaatacaACAAAATACACTTTGATCAATTTCATAATATAAACATTGACCATTCTAAAATACATGTCAAATATTTCTTAAATCCACATCATATATTTTTCAAAGACAAGAAATTATTCAATTTCATTGAACATCTTTTTCAAATACAAATTAAACATTTCTTAAAATAATATTTTAACTTCTTAAAAGAAATGTTGAATATATTATAAATATATAAGTACACATAGTAATTTCTAAATGCATGCCAACCACACAATgaaaatattttatatatatttattttttttaaaatataGATAATAACATTTCCAAATATTTTTAGATATttttaaaaaatacagataattaTTTTCAAATACACAAATACACATTAAGATTTTTAAAATACACATtgatattttttcaaatacatgttgaACTTCTTTAAAATAAAAACATACTTGTTGAACGCTTTTCAAtaaattttaaacattttaagaTAGACGACAATCTTTTATTACATGATGAATACTTCTTAAAAAattaaaaattctttaagtacaCGTGAAACGTTATATATAGATTATTAAAATAAATTATTTTCTTAATATGTATAATATTTTTGAAAACATTTCAAAAAAAAAGTGTAGAAACGCGAAAACAAAACATGAAGGAAAAAACAAAATGAAAAGAAATCCTCGGTTTATCGCGCAACATGTTCGCTTTTAGTCCTGGGCCTGACTCTGATCGTGCTCATTACAGGTGTTGAATATCAGCGCAAACCCTATTTAGGTCCTTCGGCTGCGATTCGAACACGCGACCTCCTCCTgtagtgttaaacctaatgtgGTTTGTTACAACCTTTTTATTTTGTTCTTCTTGATTATTTTCCTTTTTTAATTTTTAAtttccctttttccttttttcttgaTTATTTTTTCATTCTTTTTTAATACACGAATTTTGTATCAAAATAAATGAACTTTTAATCTAAATCTGGTGAACATTCCTcgaatttgtgaacttttttgtAAATCCCTGAAATCTTTTTCAAAGtcgatgattttttttcaaaatctgCTGAAATGTTTTACAACTCGTAAACTTTTTcataattgatgaacttttttttattttgtgaacatttttttttgaaaatctgtgaaccttttttcaaaatctatgaactttttaaaaattcGTGAATTCTTTgtcaattttattttttattttttcaagtAATTTATACTGGACTGAAATAAGTGTCAAATAGCGTTGTTTTCGTATAGAACACATCAAAGTGATCGTGGTGCACTCGTTACTACACAAAGTTGGCATGCGGTTTCGAATCCACATCTCGTAGAACAATGATGGTGAAGATTGTTTTTATTCCCATTTGTTTTTTGAGCATGTTGCTAGACGCGAGCGTTGTTGGGCCGACCCACTACCGCTCAGCTTGCAGCACCAACTAGCCTACTGCTGCTTTCAAGCACTTTCTGCCATCCTTCTTCTATAAGCAGAGGCTAAGAAATTCTGTTAACTTGGGAGATGCATTGTCGGATGGTGGCCGAGGCAGACCAGTATAACAAATACGCTCTACGATAGCTATCACCCCCTGCCCTTCTAGTTGCTTCTTGTCGCCATAGGGATATCTGCCCAAGTACAACTCTAAGACAGTTAATCTGAATGGCCAAATGTCTGGTGCGTACACGTCGTATCTTCCCCCATTCATGCCCCGGGCTAAGGTAGAAGACTGTTCGATCTGAAGTATTGCAGGCCATCGAGCTAAGCATGCGACTAACCCCGAGGTCGGCAATCTTTACTCTATTAGCATCATCAACCAGAGTATTCCCTGGTTTAGTATCTCGATGAACAATTTTTCGACTGTGTAAATAGGTAATAGCTGAAAGCATCTGTTTAGCCACACAGGCAGGCAATGCCTCGTCGGTGATGTGTCAGCCATCAGAGATCCCGACTCCATAAATTCAAGCAAAATCCTAATCTCCCCTTCAAATTGATACGTACCGTAATACCCCATGAGGTTTGGGTGCTTCACGGTCTGCAATATGGATATCTCTCTTTATGGGAAATAACTAAATGGTCTATGGGAACTTATATCCTCTGAATCTCACCATTCATTTCCGGATTGATCGGTTCCCTGCTATAAGTATTATGCCTTTTCTGCTTTGTATAATTATATTTTCcctgaacatttttttaattcatgaacaTATTTCAATTAAGAAATAGATTCATAATTTagaatatttttaaaatttgcAAAACAGACAAATTCATGTACTTTTTAAGAATAGCAAATATTTTATACAATTTGTGAGCATTTTGTAATCCATGAACATGTTTAGAATCCATGgatattttttgaattcatgaaatTTTAAAATCCACTCCCTCCATTTCAAAATAACTATCGTGGTTTTAGTTTATTTAAAATatgaaatttattttgaaatggAGGGGGTAACAAAAAACACAGCTTTTTTTTCCTTGCTGTCAGTAGCTGGATTTTCTAGGAACGAGTGGCACGAAAAAAATAAGCAGAGTGAGGCAGGCGACACTATTTCGGGCCGATCCTCTCTTCGCAGTGGCCCGGAGTGAGTTTCAAAGAAGGGTCCTCACTCCTCAGAACACTCCGCCAGTGATTCACTAACTAGGAAATTTTGTCAAACACCTGGCGCTCTTCAACTTCATTGTCACTAGTCTCCTTGGTAACTTGGAATAACGTCTCTGAACCTTTAGTGAActtatttttttgaaattgcttACTCCATCTCTGTTGCGTGGATTACTTGTCTTTCTGTAAGCAACAGGGATCCCTCGGTAATGGCTTAACCCATGTACAAGATTCCACAATAGTGGGTTTTCCTGTTTTGGGAAGGTTCTACTTGGTTTTTGTTTGTGATTACTTTGGCGAGTTTACGGTTTTCTTTTTTACCCtttcctttatttattttcttatctTTTTGTTATATTTTTCTATTTTAATCCATGACCATTTTCTAAAATTTGTGAACATCTTTTAGACTTGTGAATACTTTTATAATTTCGTGAACATAATTCCAATTCCTGACCATTTTTGTAATTCATAAACATATTTCAATTAAGAAACAGATTCATAATTcagaacatttttaaaatttgcAAAATAACGAAATTCATGTACTTTTTAAGAATAGCAAATATTTTATACAATTTGTGAGCATTTTGTAATCCATGAACATCTTTAGAatccatgaatattttttgaattcatgaaattttaaaacccactccctccgtttcaaaataacTAAAGTGGTTTTAGTTTGTTTAAACTATGACACTTTATTTTGGAATGCGGGGGGTAACAAAAAACCACACCTGTTTTTTTCCTTGCTGTCAGTTGCTGGATTTTCTAGGGCCGAGTGACACGAAAAAGTAAGCGAAGTGAGGCAGACGACACTATATTGCCTCGCAAATAGCACCTTATAGTGATTATTTGATTAACTTGATGGTAAAAGCGCCAAATAAGAGCTCCCTATCTTATTTCAGCGAAACTGCGTACAGAAAAATAAAATCCTGAGGGGGTGCCCAGCATGCGACAGCTGAGAGCTCGCCAAGTACACCAAAAATGACCAGGGGCTCCCGGAAGGATACCCCTCTGTTTGTTGTTCTCTTCAGCCTTTGACATTCAGTGCAGTATAGACACTCTGCCAGTTGATCAGCTTGCACATTAGCTCACCTGGTTCGTGTCCAGGTTCTACGACATTGTGCTTGTGGAAAGTTAAAGCACGTCGAATTAGTAATCACGCTAAAAAAAGCAATCACACTAAAAACATTCAGCATAATAATCGAGGATTCCCTAAAAAAAAGAATAATAATCGAGGAAGGACGGCCAATCCATTTGGGTCAAAACTCAAAACATGGCACTACATGTCGCACCTCCTCGTCGTATGACGCACCAGGTGCGTAGTTTCTCCTTTGCCAGTTCAGTGGTTGTGGGCTTGTGGCGATGGGGGTGCGCGCGCACCTCCTCGTCGTCCTTTGCATCCTCGTCGCCGCCACAAGCACGGCTCAGCTATTGCCGCCACCACCGGTGCTGCCGCCACTCGGCCCGGCACCGCAGCCGAAGCCACCGCTGTTCGGGCGCGCCATGACGATGGTGATCACGGTGGTCGCCGTGGCCGTCGGCGTTCTCTTCCTCCTGCTCTTCTTGTGCGCGTACATCACCCAGTGCCGGCTCGTCGAGGACCACGACGAGCCGCAAGGGGGGAGCGTCGCGCCGGGCGGTGTGTCCAGGCGGGGGAAGCGCGGGCTGGACCCGGCGGTGGTGGCGACGTTCCCGATCGTGCCGTACAGGGAGATCAAGGAGCACAAGATCGGCAGCGGCGCGCTGGAGTGCGCCGTGTGCCTGACGGAGTTCGAGGACGCCGACGACCTCCGGCTGCTGCCGCACTGCTCGCACGCGTTCCACCCGGACTGCATCGACCCGTGGCTGGAGACGCGGACCACGTGCCCTCTGTGCCGCGCCAACCTCGAGAAGCCACCGCCACCGGCTGCCGCCCCAGCGCCCTCCTCGCCGCCGCATGCCGTCGTGGCGATGCCGGTGCAGCAGGATGAGCCGAAGGAGGACAGTGACAAGGACGACCGTAAGGAGGAGGCCGCAGAGCTGGAGAAGCTGCGCAGGGAGCGCCGGGCGGCGAGGCTGCTGAGGTCGCACTCGACGGGGCACTCGGCGGGGCAGTGCGACTGCGAGGACCACGAGAGGTTCACGCTGCGGCTGCCGGAGCAGGTGAGGGAGGAGGTGCTCAGCAGGTGCTGCGCGAGGCCCGCTGTGGAGAGCTTGACCGGAGGAGGGTGCGCTGTGGGAGAAAGAGGAGGCAGCTTCCGTGACGCCGGAggagccgccgccaccggcgGCGACTGCAGCCGTGGCGACCGGCGGTGGCAGGCGCTCCTGGCCAGGACGATGCCGTGGGCCCGAGCCAGGTCGACGCGGAAGGTGCGGGACAGCTCCATCAGAGATGACGTCGTGGCCGCCACGACGGCAGCGTCGCCATGAGCCCATGA
The Aegilops tauschii subsp. strangulata cultivar AL8/78 chromosome 3, Aet v6.0, whole genome shotgun sequence genome window above contains:
- the LOC109771052 gene encoding E3 ubiquitin-protein ligase ATL6-like, which produces MGVRAHLLVVLCILVAATSTAQLLPPPPVLPPLGPAPQPKPPLFGRAMTMVITVVAVAVGVLFLLLFLCAYITQCRLVEDHDEPQGGSVAPGGVSRRGKRGLDPAVVATFPIVPYREIKEHKIGSGALECAVCLTEFEDADDLRLLPHCSHAFHPDCIDPWLETRTTCPLCRANLEKPPPPAAAPAPSSPPHAVVAMPVQQDEPKEDSDKDDRKEEAAELEKLRRERRAARLLRSHSTGHSAGQCDCEDHERFTLRLPEQVREEVLSRCCARPAVESLTGGGCAVGERGGSFRDAGGAAATGGDCSRGDRRWQALLARTMPWARARSTRKVRDSSIRDDVVAATTAASP